A region of the Candidatus Neomarinimicrobiota bacterium genome:
ATTTTCTTCACATGTCAGATAACCGTCCTTTGTGAATTTCCGGGGAATTACAATCCGCTGGCGTTTCCCCTCGGTTAAAATCAGGGGTTTATCTTTACTGTAAATGACACGGTTCAGTTCGGGCAGGTAGCAGCTGAAGCGCTGATGGATGAAATCCCGGTAGTACGTATTCACCAGGTCCAGTATATCCTCTAAAAAAGATTCAGGAGCTGATGTGTGACCTGTCAATTCATGGAGCGAGATGGCCGGCGTGCGGAGATTGGGGATATGCTGCATGGGATTGTTGAGGTTGATGCCCATGCCGATAACGGCGCGTGAATCCTGACTTGTGGACTGGCTTTGGATCAGGATACCGGCAATTTTGTGATGATCTGCGTAAATGTCATTAGGCCATTTGATCGTGAAAAACGCCTCGTGGGTTCTATCCGCCAGCACATTCCGGATAGCCAGGGCACAAAGCAGCACAAAGGGATAAAATGCGCTGAGCCTTGGGATATCCTCAAATAAAATGGAAAAATATAGTCCACCCTCAGGGGAGTTCCATATCCGGTTGTACCGTCCTCGTCCTTTGGATTGTTTTAAACTCCACAAGACATCTCCGGACCGGAACATTTTTTTCGGATCAGTAAGTAATATATCATTAGTTGATGTAATCTCTCTGATTTTAAAGACCCTTTTTGCAATATGGCGGTGGGGATAGGTAAATAACTTAAATTCAGCAGGGTTCAGATCTGCCATTGAATCATGGTCTCCGGTTTCAAAATTTTATTCAGTTCCGTTTCGGTCATCAGTTTTTTCTCCAAAACAATTTCCCGGATGCTTTTATCTTTTTCAAGAGCTTCTCTGGCCAGGGTGGAACACGTCTCATATCCCAGCCG
Encoded here:
- a CDS encoding biotin--[acetyl-CoA-carboxylase] ligase, translating into MADLNPAEFKLFTYPHRHIAKRVFKIREITSTNDILLTDPKKMFRSGDVLWSLKQSKGRGRYNRIWNSPEGGLYFSILFEDIPRLSAFYPFVLLCALAIRNVLADRTHEAFFTIKWPNDIYADHHKIAGILIQSQSTSQDSRAVIGMGINLNNPMQHIPNLRTPAISLHELTGHTSAPESFLEDILDLVNTYYRDFIHQRFSCYLPELNRVIYSKDKPLILTEGKRQRIVIPRKFTKDGYLTCEENGEMVVLMV